One genomic segment of Centropristis striata isolate RG_2023a ecotype Rhode Island chromosome 11, C.striata_1.0, whole genome shotgun sequence includes these proteins:
- the nr2f6a gene encoding nuclear receptor subfamily 2 group F member 6a isoform X1, producing the protein MAMVSGGWGDPNGGTNGLGDKSYLRGEEEDGSPQAGGSDMEAGDDDKSCVVDCVVCGDKSSGKHYGVFTCEGCKSFFKRSVRRNLSYTCRSNRECQIDQHHRNQCQYCRLKKCFRVGMRKEAVQRGRIPPQPSLSPSITPIGGASGLGGGDFYNNNNGGSGGGQPVSELISQLLRAEPYPSSRFGHQYNQQTGPDNAMGIDNICELAARLLFSTVEWARSIPYFPELPVSDQVALLRLSWSELFILNAAQSALPLHMAPLLAAAGFHSSPMSAERVVSFMDQVRVFQDQVDKLTRLQVDSAEYSCLKAIALFSPDACGLTDPVHVESLQEKAQVALTEYERMQYPSQPQRFGRLLLRLPALRAVPASLISQLFFMRLVGKTPIETLIRDMQLSGSSISWPYVPGQ; encoded by the exons ATGGCCATGGTGAGTGGGGGCTGGGGAGATCCCAATGGGGGCACAAACGGGTTGGGGGACAAGAGCTACctgaggggggaggaggaggacggctCTCCGCAGGCGGGAGGCAGCGACATGGAGGCCGGCGACGATGACAAGTCCTGCGTGGTGGACTGCGTGGTGTGCGGGGACAAGTCCAGCGGGAAACATTACGGCGTCTTCACCTGCGAGGGCTGCAAGAGCTTCTTCAAGAGGAGCGTGCGACGCAACCTCAGCTACACTTGCAG GTCGAACAGAGAGTGTCAGATTGACCAGCACCACAGGAACCAGTGCCAGTACTGTCGACTGAAGAAGTGTTTCCGTGTTGGCATGCGCAAAGAAG CAGTTCAACGCGGTCGCATCCCACCTCAGCCGAGCCTCAGCCCCTCCATCACGCCCATAGGTGGCGCCAGCGGCCTCGGAGGTGGCGACTTctataacaacaacaacggaGGGAGCGGCGGAGGTCAGCCGGTGTCCGAGCTCATTTCCCAGCTGCTGCGAGCCGAACCGTACCCCAGCAGTCGGTTTGGACACCAGTACAACCAGCAGACGGGTCCGGATAACGCCATGGGGATCGATAACATCTGTGAACTGGCTGCCAGGCTACTCTTCAGCACCGTGGAGTGGGCCAGGAGCATCCCTTACTTCCCAGAGCTGCCTGTGTCAGACCAG GTGGCCCTGCTGAGGCTGAGCTGGAGCGAGCTGTTCATCCTCAACGCGGCCCAGTCGGCCCTGCCGCTCCACATGGCTCCCTTGTTGGCCGCGGCCGGCTTCCACTCCTCGCCCATGTCTGCGGAGCGCGTGGTGTCCTTCATGGACCAGGTGAGGGTGTTCCAGGACCAGGTGGACAAGCTGACCAGGCTGCAGGTGGACTCGGCTGAGTACAGCTGTCTCAAGGCCATCGCACTGTTCTCACCAG acGCCTGTGGCCTGACAGACCCAGTCCACGTGGAGTCTCTGCAGGAGAAGGCTCAGGTGGCTCTGACGGAGTACGAGAGGATGCAGTACCCCAGTCAGCCTCAGCGCTTCGGACGCCTGCTCCTGCGCCTCCCGGCCCTGCGCGCCGTTCCCGCCAGCCTCATCTCGCAGCTCTTTTTCATGCGCCTGGTAGGAAAGACACCCATCGAGACGCTGATCCGTGACATGCAGCTCTCCGGAAGCTCGATCAGCTGGCCGTATGTCCCGGGACAGTAG
- the nr2f6a gene encoding nuclear receptor subfamily 2 group F member 6a isoform X2 has protein sequence MAMVSGGWGDPNGGTNGLGDKSYLRGEEEDGSPQAGGSDMEAGDDDKSCVVDCVVCGDKSSGKHYGVFTCEGCKSFFKRSVRRNLSYTCRSNRECQIDQHHRNQCQYCRLKKCFRVGMRKEVQRGRIPPQPSLSPSITPIGGASGLGGGDFYNNNNGGSGGGQPVSELISQLLRAEPYPSSRFGHQYNQQTGPDNAMGIDNICELAARLLFSTVEWARSIPYFPELPVSDQVALLRLSWSELFILNAAQSALPLHMAPLLAAAGFHSSPMSAERVVSFMDQVRVFQDQVDKLTRLQVDSAEYSCLKAIALFSPDACGLTDPVHVESLQEKAQVALTEYERMQYPSQPQRFGRLLLRLPALRAVPASLISQLFFMRLVGKTPIETLIRDMQLSGSSISWPYVPGQ, from the exons ATGGCCATGGTGAGTGGGGGCTGGGGAGATCCCAATGGGGGCACAAACGGGTTGGGGGACAAGAGCTACctgaggggggaggaggaggacggctCTCCGCAGGCGGGAGGCAGCGACATGGAGGCCGGCGACGATGACAAGTCCTGCGTGGTGGACTGCGTGGTGTGCGGGGACAAGTCCAGCGGGAAACATTACGGCGTCTTCACCTGCGAGGGCTGCAAGAGCTTCTTCAAGAGGAGCGTGCGACGCAACCTCAGCTACACTTGCAG GTCGAACAGAGAGTGTCAGATTGACCAGCACCACAGGAACCAGTGCCAGTACTGTCGACTGAAGAAGTGTTTCCGTGTTGGCATGCGCAAAGAAG TTCAACGCGGTCGCATCCCACCTCAGCCGAGCCTCAGCCCCTCCATCACGCCCATAGGTGGCGCCAGCGGCCTCGGAGGTGGCGACTTctataacaacaacaacggaGGGAGCGGCGGAGGTCAGCCGGTGTCCGAGCTCATTTCCCAGCTGCTGCGAGCCGAACCGTACCCCAGCAGTCGGTTTGGACACCAGTACAACCAGCAGACGGGTCCGGATAACGCCATGGGGATCGATAACATCTGTGAACTGGCTGCCAGGCTACTCTTCAGCACCGTGGAGTGGGCCAGGAGCATCCCTTACTTCCCAGAGCTGCCTGTGTCAGACCAG GTGGCCCTGCTGAGGCTGAGCTGGAGCGAGCTGTTCATCCTCAACGCGGCCCAGTCGGCCCTGCCGCTCCACATGGCTCCCTTGTTGGCCGCGGCCGGCTTCCACTCCTCGCCCATGTCTGCGGAGCGCGTGGTGTCCTTCATGGACCAGGTGAGGGTGTTCCAGGACCAGGTGGACAAGCTGACCAGGCTGCAGGTGGACTCGGCTGAGTACAGCTGTCTCAAGGCCATCGCACTGTTCTCACCAG acGCCTGTGGCCTGACAGACCCAGTCCACGTGGAGTCTCTGCAGGAGAAGGCTCAGGTGGCTCTGACGGAGTACGAGAGGATGCAGTACCCCAGTCAGCCTCAGCGCTTCGGACGCCTGCTCCTGCGCCTCCCGGCCCTGCGCGCCGTTCCCGCCAGCCTCATCTCGCAGCTCTTTTTCATGCGCCTGGTAGGAAAGACACCCATCGAGACGCTGATCCGTGACATGCAGCTCTCCGGAAGCTCGATCAGCTGGCCGTATGTCCCGGGACAGTAG